ccaactctATGCATCTATTGAAAGCCCAAAATTTAatcttatcaagtggtggatcttttcttcacgggaggctttggtgcgaaGCGAGCTTTAACCTGAGCATCCACTACTACGTCGAGTTCCGCATCAGTCATATCATAAGGtttcttgggctctggttgtttctccttcggtttcttctgcttcttctttgtaggcGCAGTAGGTGGAACTAAAGGCGTCTTGCTCATAatagggggaggtggactcatgctaggatcctgTCAGCTGGTGCAGAGCGTGGACTCAtactaggatccctgtcagctagtggagagggtgccctagcTAATATTTTataacaataattgactacggaattaatgactaatatttatacattttgtaacaataattgactacaaaaagATTACATTACAATTAATAGGCATTTAACAATTTCTAGcactatttatatattttctacCACTATTCCACTAATTTATACCACTATTTATATATAGATCAaatttacaataaatgactaaaaaaatagTAGGCATCATCAAATCTATAACATTTTATGCACATTTTTATAATTTATTGAACAATTTTGTGAATTTTGTAAtagtaaatgacaacaaaaatatttacaacaaAACGTGGTCACTCACCAACATTTTTCACCTATTTCTAGAAATTTCTAACAATTACAGGATTTTCTAATAACATGGAATAATCAATGTtttacaatttacaattaataggtTTTCCAACATTTTTCTATAATTCTAGCTAATTCTAAAAATAATTCTTtattttctagctaatttctaataatttttctacaatttccaCTCATTTGATATgctgcagaaataaaaaaagaaaaaatttgaCGTCAGCCGGCCGCGGGCTTACGTGAGCAGCCGGATGTTCGAGCCCGCGGCTAGCCTTCGTGCATGAAGGCCGGAAGCGGAGTGTGggaggcgccggccggcggcgtgtcATGGAGAAGAGGGCTGCCAGCGCGTCGGGGAGAGGAGGGCAGGTGGCGCGTTGGGGAGCTCGAGAGAGGGCGCGTCGGCAGTGTCGTCAGGGAGAAGAGGGGGCTCCGGCGGAGTGGAGGCGTTGGCGTTGTCCGGGAGGAGGCCGGTGGcgcgtcgggggggggggggggcagtgCCGTTGTCGAGGAAGGTAGAGCCGGGCTAGGATTTGTCTTTGATTTTATAGAAATCCGTTTCAAACCCTAAGCCTACCATTTCTGTCGACCGCCGCCATCCCAAGCTGCACCAACACCTCCGCTCTACCCCGCTCTTACCTCGCCGGCACCGTCCCCATCTCCAGCCAGGCTCCTCCAACGCGCGCCTGCCTCATTTTACAAACTCTGTGTGTATCCCCTGTACCCCAATCGCGATCAATCCTAACCAATCTAACCACGTTAGCCCCACGGCCATCCCCACCCAAGCAGCAAACCACCACCAGCACGACGAGCTAGCGGTGACCCCATCGTTCAATGTGCCCTTTGCTAGCTCCACCGCCAAATCACCGACCTCCCCACCTAGTGCTCTATAGGCTATAGGACCTGAAAGCCACACAAAAATCCCCCAGATCCCAAATCCAATCCAAAATCCTAACGCTTAACCTAACTGGAGTTCGTGGAGGTGTCCCGACGTCACCTACGACGGAGCAAAAGGAGTCCAGAGCACGAATCACATCATCACCGATGGCAAGGTGAGGAATTcaatgggcctgttcgcttcagcttataagccggctgaaaagctgaaacgactgatttgttgtgagaggaaaatactgttgggtggctgataagccggctgaataagctgaagcgaacaggccgaatACATTTATCATCAGAAATCAGCCGACCGGTAAATATATGCGCGTTTTTTACAGCAAAGTTTATTATGTTTGTTATGGAAAATGTCAAGTGGCTTACCTCAGAAGCCTCCCGACAGTTAGTAGTCCCCTAGCTGTAAACAGCTGTCACTCACACCTCtgtaaataaaaaacaaaaatatgaaTGCCAAAATAAATTACAATACTATGCTTCTGATGACACCTCTTAATTCTGATTAGATGGCCACATAGGAAAGTAATCAAAACCGAGTGGAGACTGAAGACTTCCTTACTAGGCAAGCCAAAGGAGGCTTGGCTCTTCCAGAGGAAGATGAAGTCTCACCTCTCACGCCACTATAAAACTTGGCTTTTCCTCCTCTCTCTATCTCCTTCCTATTGATTCCCCTACCTTTCTTGTGTTCACAAGCTTCCTCTAACAAGCTTAGCTTCTCTCTCTGCTTCGTTTTCCTCTGAGATCCTGGTTTGTCTCCGGTTCTTACTGAAGCTGCAGTCCATAGCGTTTGCAATTCCAACAAGAGATCGATCATGGTGGAGCGTAGTGTCAAATCAGAGCATGGAGGCGGCTTGTTTCTGCCTCCCGGGTTCAGGTTCCATCCCACAGACGAGGAGGTCATCACAAGCTATCTCCTGGAGAAGTTCTTGAACCCTAGCTTTGACCCACAAGCCATTGGGGAGGTGGACCTCAACAAGTGCGAGCCATGGGATCTCCCAAGTAAGTCTTCTACCTTTTTCGATCCCTTTAATTTTGTTCTTCAGTTGCACCACATACATGTATAGTTGCTGAAAATTAAGATTAATTTGAACTGATTATTAATTGATCGATGTTTTCTCCCATGTTGATCGATAAACAACAGGCAAGGCGAAGATGGGGGAGAAGGAATGGTTCTTCTTCTGCCACAAGGACATGAAATACCCGACGGGGATGCGCACCAACCGCGCCACCAAGGAGGGCTACTGGAAGGCCACCGGCAAGGACAGGGAGATCTTCaagccggctgctgctgcaggtgcAGGCCGTGAGCTGGTGGGTATGAAGAAGACGCTCGTGTTCTACATGGGCAGGGCTCCAAGGGGATCCAAGACCAACTGGGTGATGCACGAGTTCCGCCTCGAGGGAAAGTCTAGGCACAACAACACCAAACTACGCTTCAATCCTAAGGTATATACATGGTCTACTTGAGTACGTACTTGCTTGTACATGCTGAAAAATAATTTGCAATTTTGCTTCAACTTAGCGtgtcatgaattaattagttaatattCGGTGAAATGTTCAGGATGAATGGGTTGTGTGCAAGGTGCACCACAAGAATGGGGAAGCCAAGAAGCCCGCCGAGGAGTACTCTGCCAGCACGCCCAACGTCAGCTCCGTGATTTCAGATGACGCCGGCGAAGGAGATGACTTTCTAGACTCCATGATCAATCCCATGTACTTCAACAACGCCGGCAGCCTGCCCACCAGCACTACGACCGTcaacgccgcgccgccgcaaaACGCGGACTACGCAATTTCTTCTACCGCCGCGGGAGCTACGACGGGCACGACGAGTAGCTTCGTCAACCTTCCTAACTACGGCTTCAACGACACAACAAGCATCAACAACCTGCACCAGGTCGCTCTGGCCAATTCAGCAGCTCCAAGAAGCAGCTTCAGCTCCTCGTGGAACATGCTTCACGCAGACCATAATCAGGCAATGGGAAGCTACAACTTGCATCACCAGGCAATGGTGGCGAAAGCTCTAGGAGGAGTCATCTCTCCAAATTTCGCTGGTGGTTTACCGGAGTCGTCGGTGACAGGAATTCTGCAGCAGAATTCAGTGGGCATGCCGCAGCAGAAGCTACCAGGGAACTACGGGGAATTTTATGCCAATCATCTTAAAAAGtagtgctggtgctggtgccatTGGACCAGCTGCTAAGAATTTAGGTGATCAGATAGTGCGCTACTAAATGGATACTTGTTTAGTGATCGTTTTAGTAGTTTTTGTGGCAGTTTTGTTGGTTGCTTAATTCATTAATTAGGTCGAAAACCTGAGAGATCATGCATGATAGCTGTTTGTTTTAGGTGCTGTGTAAAAAGGATGGTGATTTTGTTTGTTGGTGAGAATTTGTTCCTTGTGTTTGGTGCTGATATTTTTATGCATCGGGACTTAATTGGTTTCTACAGTTTTAATGTCTTTTGTTATTTAACCAATGGAAGAACTTGCTTATCTTTTGTGTACTACTGAATCTCTATATATTTGAAAACCTGCTGGTACTAAATTTTTTTAGAAGGACAGGCAAATTAAAAAGATGGTACTTAATTTGAGATTGGTAGATTATGAAAGAAACTAAAGGCACGTCAGTTTGCCACTAGTAGTTAACTAAAGACGAAGGCTTGTAATCTTTTTTGAAGTAAATGGGCTTGTAATCTTGTCGCCCAAGTCAGGATGGGAGTGGCGACGACCCTCTCGATGTTGATGTACAGCTTGGTGCAAGCTAAGTCTGTCAGAGACGGCGGCCAAGCAGCAGGCACTGCACCGATGGATTTCATCAGGAAATCACGTGCCGCCAGGTCGGTACAGCATGCATTTTGGACGGCGGCGCATGCAGTCCACATGGCATCGTGACGTCACTCTCCATTAGCTTTATTTTCAGAAATGGAGGAGCAACTACGACGGAAAGCGCGTATAGCTAATAGATACCTGCCAGCTGCTGCTGGCCAATGCATGCTCTCAACTGTTCATGTGACTTGAGCAGTTGATCCATCCATATATGCTTGCATGATCTGGAGTCCTGAACGATCGATCGTTTGTCTTCTGGGTATGTAGCTGTATGTGCTGAAATTATAACTGAAGTTTTCGTCCTACCAGCATATCTGGGCAACTTTTGTGCAACAAACTAGCCTGTGCAACTTAATCCCATATCCATATATTTTCACGTAGGATCTTTGTGTACCTTCAGCTTTTGTAAGTACtccgtgtgtgtgtgtctctctctctccattatTGATAATTCCTGCTGCCATGGTCTTTCTTACAAGTCATGTTTTGCAGGCCACCGGCATGGTTCCTCACAACCTAACATGCGCTTATCTGGCGTCCTGCGTATGGCCAAAAATGTCGTCGTCAGCACCGACCATACGAAAATCTAGAGCATTGCATGTTGCCTTGAACAAAACAATTTTGCTTTCATCTCTCGATACACGTCATTTTCAGAGCAGTACCATATCAAACCGGTATCAATCAATCATAGACAGCAAGCAAGCATGGGACGATGCATCTCTCAACTGCTGCCGTGTGTGCTACGCAGTGTCAGTGTGTTGcgtattgaacaagtggcagaAGCTTGGTATGAGATatgaatatatgatatatatgagGATGTTGGTCAACAAGATAAACAATAGCAAGGAAAAGAGCATGCAAATTAAAAATGCTAACGAAAAAGGCCAGGAAAGACTTTTTCATGCTTCATCCCAGTGCTCCTTGTAGTACCCTTAGTTCGACGTATTTTATTTCCAGTTTTAATGTTTCGTTTTCACCTAATTTGCTAGCTATGAGTCATGCGCACGATTACGTACCTAGCCCAGTAAAACAA
This portion of the Setaria viridis chromosome 7, Setaria_viridis_v4.0, whole genome shotgun sequence genome encodes:
- the LOC117862902 gene encoding NAC domain-containing protein 77, yielding MVERSVKSEHGGGLFLPPGFRFHPTDEEVITSYLLEKFLNPSFDPQAIGEVDLNKCEPWDLPSKAKMGEKEWFFFCHKDMKYPTGMRTNRATKEGYWKATGKDREIFKPAAAAGAGRELVGMKKTLVFYMGRAPRGSKTNWVMHEFRLEGKSRHNNTKLRFNPKDEWVVCKVHHKNGEAKKPAEEYSASTPNVSSVISDDAGEGDDFLDSMINPMYFNNAGSLPTSTTTVNAAPPQNADYAISSTAAGATTGTTSSFVNLPNYGFNDTTSINNLHQVALANSAAPRSSFSSSWNMLHADHNQAMGSYNLHHQAMVAKALGGVISPNFAGGLPESSVTGILQQNSVGMPQQKLPGNYGEFYANHLKK